From the genome of Candidatus Competibacteraceae bacterium:
TGACCTTCTGTTGAAGTAGTCGATCATAGTGAGTCCTATAAAACAAGACCCGCTGATCGAGGTAGTTCCGTAGCAGTATGCGTATTTTTACCGCATCCGCCGCAGACAGTAGGTCGATCCTGACGTATTCGGTGCTGATCGCGTTAGCCTCTGCCTCCTCATAGTTCTTGCGTTGATCATACCGCTCTATCGCCATCGAAAAACTGAATCCGATAATCAGTCCAAGCAAGGTCAGCGTTGCGGCCAAGATAATATTAAGATCTTCACGTACCTCAGGGTCCAGTTTGCCTTGCTTTCTGTGCCTGAGAAAGAATCTTCCGATCCATGCCGAAAACCATAGCACGACGAGAGAGAGCGCGAAAACCAGAAAAGGATAGTGAGTAATCTCGTCCATGTTTTTAAGTTTTATGCTGCCCCATTGCCGCCACGCCCGCGGCGAAGGATGCGGTTCACGAGACCACGCATCACCAAGTAGGGCAATACGGCAAGAATCACGGCAACCATCAATGCTTCGGACGGATAAATCCAGTGATGCACGATCATTTGGTAGATGACATCGACCACGACAGCTGCGATGAAGACCTTCCCCACATGTTTCCAGCCTTCTTGCAGGAGATCTCGCCGGTGCGCTGGATCGCTCATGACGACAGCCCAAAAGAACAGCGGCCGACCAGCTCTTGCGTCTTGTATCCCGGAGCGGATCGCAAAGAAAACGGCGACCAATGGCTGGATAATCAAGCGGAATGATAGTGGTGCGTGTGCGCCACTGGTGATATCGGTCCATACGCGCGTGAAGATGGCGACAATCTCGTCCATAGCGTTAGCGTTTTGTTAGCGTTTTCTGGCTTGGCTGTAATAAATGGTTTTTTTGGATCGTTCGTCCGTCAATTGACTCGCTTGTCGCTTCAGCATGTTTGCACTCTCAGGTTGATATTTTTGCTGCTGAACCCGTAAGAGTGTCGATTCTTGCAAGTCGCTCAGGATCGAATCGCCAACTGCTCGAATTACCGCTTGGACCCTTTACTCTCATCATCAAGAAATGGTATCCCAGCATCTTGGTTAAAGCGTTTGGCTCGCTGTTTTCCAGTGAACACATAGATGACAATCCCCAAAAAACCTATCGCCAAGATGAGCATATAAAGCAGGCCAGTCCCTTCCAGGTTCTTTAGTACATCGAATAAATCCTGCATGAGCCTATTCCTCTTGCATTAATCTGTTCCAATGTTGAATCAAACGGGATCGAGCAGGGCTTGATTCTTAGATCGTGAATGCGTGGAATCCCGTGAGGGCAAACTGAACTCCCATGGAAAGGACAATTAATCCCATCAGGCGTGTCATTGTGTCCCGAATGAATCCGCCACCGTCTTGTTTGCCGGAGAAACGAGCGAAGAGCAACATAACGAGCCATGTAGCCATGACCGCCACGGCGATGGCTACCAGGGCTGTGACCGGCGGTTTCAATTGTGTGTGGGCGGCCGAGAGGGTGATC
Proteins encoded in this window:
- a CDS encoding CcoQ/FixQ family Cbb3-type cytochrome c oxidase assembly chaperone → MQDLFDVLKNLEGTGLLYMLILAIGFLGIVIYVFTGKQRAKRFNQDAGIPFLDDESKGSKR